The following are encoded together in the Sphingomicrobium clamense genome:
- a CDS encoding 1,9-bis(guanidino)-5-aza-nonane synthase, producing the protein MSDIATHPAEDQIDRQKKAELLSNVVEHIDIKSFDARPIVDAMGKMSFTSRDLARATRIYNQMLEDEDCSVILVVAGSTSAGGCMDLYADLVKHNMVDAIVATGATIVDMDFFEGLGHKHYQALEIPDDKVLRSLYIDRIYDTYIDEEALQDTDHTIADIANSLDPKPYSSRAFIREMGKYLSENGKKDNSLVKLAYEHDVPIFCPAFVDSSAGFGLVKHQVDRMKAGKDYMVLDAIADFRELTDIKIKAGTTGLLMIGGGVPKNFAQDTVVCAEILGHEDVEMHKYAVQITVADVRDGACSSSTLQEACSWGKVDTALEQMVYAEATSVLPLLASDAYHRGHWKTRAKRAFGKMFE; encoded by the coding sequence ATGAGCGACATTGCCACTCATCCCGCCGAAGACCAGATCGACCGCCAGAAAAAGGCCGAGCTGCTGTCGAACGTGGTCGAACATATCGACATCAAATCGTTCGACGCGCGCCCGATCGTCGATGCCATGGGCAAGATGAGCTTCACCTCGCGCGACCTCGCGCGCGCCACGCGCATCTACAACCAGATGCTCGAGGACGAAGATTGTTCGGTCATTCTCGTCGTCGCCGGCTCGACCTCGGCGGGCGGCTGCATGGATCTCTACGCCGACCTCGTGAAGCACAACATGGTCGACGCCATCGTCGCCACGGGCGCCACAATCGTCGACATGGATTTCTTCGAAGGTCTTGGCCACAAGCATTACCAGGCGCTCGAGATCCCCGACGACAAGGTGCTGCGTTCGCTCTACATCGACCGCATCTACGACACCTATATCGACGAGGAAGCGCTTCAGGACACCGATCACACGATCGCCGACATCGCCAACTCGCTCGACCCCAAGCCCTATTCGAGCCGCGCCTTCATCCGCGAGATGGGCAAATATCTCTCGGAGAACGGCAAGAAGGACAACAGCCTCGTCAAGCTCGCCTACGAGCATGACGTGCCGATCTTCTGCCCGGCATTCGTCGACAGCTCGGCGGGCTTTGGTCTCGTCAAGCACCAGGTCGACCGCATGAAGGCGGGCAAGGACTATATGGTGCTCGACGCCATCGCCGACTTCCGCGAACTGACCGATATCAAGATCAAGGCGGGCACCACCGGCCTCCTGATGATTGGCGGCGGCGTGCCGAAGAATTTTGCGCAGGACACGGTCGTGTGCGCCGAAATCCTCGGCCACGAAGACGTCGAGATGCACAAATATGCCGTACAGATCACGGTCGCCGACGTCCGCGACGGCGCGTGCTCTTCCTCTACGCTCCAGGAAGCGTGCAGCTGGGGCAAGGTCGATACCGCGCTTGAACAGATGGTCTATGCCGAGGCGACCTCGGTGCTCCCGCTGCTTGCCAGCGACGCCTATCACCGCGGCCACTGGAAGACTCGCGCCAAGCGCGCCTTCGGAAAGATGTTCGAATAG